The following proteins are encoded in a genomic region of Vicugna pacos chromosome 16, VicPac4, whole genome shotgun sequence:
- the MTNAP1 gene encoding mitochondrial nucleoid-associated protein 1: MEVCPYCKKPFKRLKSHLPHCKMREPAIPADGEVCQPKPATLPHAKKIKGPIRGLIKAKERGLGTDSEKRNPELKGDKSEQTVKSSPLLAVGLEKASSTKASKAIKNQIQPSFKMLKNTEPKITLQGETTAQFSASGNTTPKKGLAKDLPKSGKSRNDPSETEATLSLGPMEPSLSNQDSKYSSVFPNDVQATSADLRLDKIDSPRQNLLVKLLDTSDDYHSSPMNLSYAVKRVNTSSSGSERNSKARNQRSEVYADVKDSGAQGKNTGSQVAAFKINPLGQIQVMENQGKGLNLGAEACGGKENAENSVFVTEMEECSSMSDDSKKAFSTNSVTEKKFQDERPSLNLFTPAETTQNELLSVSRSHNQSLPSLAVKFLQEEKAEACSHNPVSAVKALMKREEQASLAPELGCQPQALHFRDQQSSYSTQHHASTSSSAGQISVTNQKTLSSSLGLEWFPELYPGYLGLGVLPGKPQNWNMMALKPLLFSRQGERFSQVPLLERSSTAVRSLEPPTRLTTSNFSLMRFLGALQKGWIRCSTTVKCGVGGITMLFAGYFVLCCSWSFKHLKLQRWRK; this comes from the exons ATGGAAGTGTGTCCTTACTGTAAGAAGCCATTTAAACGACTGAAATCCCACTTGCCGCACTGTAAGATGAGAGAACCAGCTATACCTGCTGATGGAGAGGTTTGTCAGCCCAAGCCAGCTACACTCCCACATGCTAAGAAAATCAAAGGACCAATCAGAGGCCTAATTAAAGCTAAAGAGAGAGGGCTAGGGACAGACAGTGAGAAAAGAAATCCTGAATTGAAAGGAGACAAATCAGAACAGACAGTGAAGTCCTCTCCACTACTAGCCGTTGGTTTGGAAAAAGCAAGTAGTACAAAGGCCAGTAAAGCCATCAAGAATCAAATTCAACCCtccttcaaaatgttaaaaaatactgaaccaaAGATTACTCTCCAGGGAGAAACTACAGCTCAGTTTTCTGCATCAGGGAACACCACGCCTAAAAAAGGACTTGCCAAAGATTTGCCTAAATCAGGGAAAAGTAGAAATGATCCTTCAGAAACTGAAGCAACTTTATCTCTTGGCCCAATGGAACCTTCATTGTCAAATCAAGACAGCAAATATTCTTCCGTCTTCCCTAATGATGTACAAGCCACTTCTGCTGATTTAAGATTGGATAAGATTGATTCCCCAAGACAGAACCTTCTAGTAAAATTACTAGATACGTCTGATGATTATCATAGTTCTCCCATGAATCTCAGTTATGCAGTCAAAAGGGTAAACACATCATCATCAGGCAGTGAGAGAAATTCCAAGGCCAGGAATCAGCGCTCTGAAGTGTATGCTGATGTTAAGGACTCGGGGGCTCAGGGAAAGAACACAGGATCACAAGTTGCAGCTTTTAAAATTAACCCATTAGGTCAAATCCAGGTCATGGAGAACCAGGGAAAAGGACTTAACCTTGGAGCAGAAGCATGTGGAGGCAAAGAGAATGCAGAGAACAGTGTATTTGTGACAGAGATGGAGGAATGCTCTTCCATGAGCGATGACTCTAAGAAGGCCTTTAGTACCAATTCAGTCACGGAGAAGAAATTTCAAGATGAACGTCCCAGTTTAAACCTGTTCACACCAGCAGAGACAACTCAAAATGAGCTTCTTTCTGTATCACGGTCACACAATCAAAGTCTTCCTTCTCTGGCTGTAAAATTTCTCCAGGAAGAGAAAGCAGAAGCCTGCAGTCATAATCCAGTCTCCGCTGTAAAGGCATTGATGAAGAGAGAGGAACAAGCATCTCTGGCACCCGAATTGGGCTGTCAGCCCCAAGCATTGCACTTTAGGGACCAGCAGTCTTCATATTCCACCCAGCATCACGCTTCTACAAGCTCCTCTGCCGGTCAGATCAGTGTCACCAACCAGAAGACCCTGTCGAGCTCTCTAGGACTGGAATGGTTTCCAGAGCTCTATCCTGGTTATCTTGGACTTGGGGTGTTGCCAGGGAAGCCTCAGAATTGGAACATGATGGCCCTGAAGCCTCTGCTCTTCAGTCGCCAGGGGGAAAGATTCTCACAAG TTCCTTTGTTGGAAAGAAGTTCGACGGCAGTGAGGAGTTTGGAACCCCCGACCAGACTCACAACCTCCAACTTCTCTCTAATGAGGTTCTTGGGAGCTCTCCAAAAAG gCTGGATCAGGTGCAGCACCACCGTGAAGTGTGGAGTCGGTGGCATCACGATGCTGTTTGCAGGATACTTTGTCCTTTGTTGTAGCTGGAGTTTCAAGCATCTGA AGCTGCAGCGCTGGCGTAAGTAA
- the CDC42EP4 gene encoding cdc42 effector protein 4 produces the protein MPILKQLVSSSVHSKRRSRVDLTAEMISAPLGDFRHTMHVGRAGDAFGDTSFLNSKAGELDGESMDEPASSSSSKRSLLSRKFRGSKRSQSVTRGDREQRDMLGSLRDSALFVKNAMSLPQLNEKEATEKGSSKLPKSLSSSPVKKGSAGEGGPEEVGVEEALPRRNGAAAPHSPDPLLDEQAFGDLTDLPIMPKAGFGLKHAESIMSFHIDLGPSMLGDVLSIMDKEEWEPEEEEDGGYHGDDDPAGSPTQAPLLVAAAPPLGRQEGEGGSDLPPLSSRTLQDEGWAAAAPSPGSARSLGSHTTRDSSSLSSCTSGVLEERSPAFRGPDRARATLPRQPDTEFSFMDEEEEDEIRV, from the coding sequence ATGCCGATCCTCAAGCAGCTGGTGTCCAGCTCAGTGCACTCCAAGCGCCGCTCCCGGGTGGACCTCACGGCCGAGATGATCAGTGCCCCGCTGGGCGACTTCCGCCACACCATGCACGTGGGCCGGGCGGGGGACGCCTTTGGGGACACCTCCTTTCTCAACAGCAAGGCTGGTGAGCTGGACGGTGAGTCCATGGACGAGCCggcctcctcctcgtcctccaaaCGCAGCCTCCTGTCGCGGAAGTTCAGGGGCAGCAAGCGGTCACAGTCGGTGACCAGAGGGGACCGAGAGCAGAGGGACATGCTGGGCTCCCTGCGGGACTCAGCCCTCTTCGTCAAGAACGCCATGTCCCTGCCCCAGCTGAATGAGAAGGAGGCCACGGAGAAGGGCTCCAGCAAGCTGCCCAAGAGCCTGTCGTCCAGCCCCGTGAAGAAGGGGAGTGCCGGGGAGGGCGGCCCCGAGGAGGTGGGCGTGGAGGAGGCCTTGCCCCGGCGAAACGGGGCAGCCGCCCCCCACTCCCCCGACCCCCTCCTTGACGAGCAGGCCTTTGGGGACCTGACGGATCTGCCCATCATGCCCAAGGCCGGCTTCGGGCTGAAGCACGCTGAGTCCATCATGTCCTTCCACATCGACCTGGGGCCCTCCATGCTGGGCGATGTCCTCAGCATCATGGACAAGGAGGAGTGGGaaccagaggaggaggaggatggcgGTTACCACGGTGATGATGACCCAGCAGGCAGTCCCACCCAGGCTCCCCTGTTGGTGGCGGCAGCCCCTCccctggggaggcaggaaggcgAGGGGGGCTCAGACTTGCCCCCGCTGTCCTCTCGCACCTTGCAGGATGAGGggtgggcggcggcggcccccagcccaggctcGGCCCGCAGCTTGGGCAGCCACACCACGCGGGACAGCAGCTCCCTGTCCAGCTGCACCTCGGGTGTCCTGGAGGAGCGCAGCCCTGCCTTCCGGGGGCCAGACAGGGCCCGGGCCACTCTCCCCAGGCAGCCCGACACCGAGTTCTCCTTcatggacgaggaggaggaggatgagatcCGGGTGTGA
- the CPSF4L gene encoding putative cleavage and polyadenylation specificity factor subunit 4-like protein: MQEVIAGLERFTFTFEKDVEMQKGTGLLPFQGMDKSGSAVCNFFAKGLCEKGRLCPFRHDRGEKMVVCKHWLRGLCKKGDQCKFLHQYDVTRMPECYFYSKFGDCNNKECPFLHVKPAFKTRDCPWYDQGFCKDAGPLCKYRHIRRVMCINYLAGFCPEGSKCQFAHSLAGHWVQHLRLLPGNLSPLPGQTACSSTLRRGPRSTWSPTSGAQRWGRAHATGAEK, encoded by the exons ATGCAAGAGGTCATTGCAGGGCTGGAGCGGTTCACCTTCACCTTCGAGAAGGATGTAGAGATGCAGAAGGGCACTGGACTCCTGCCTTTCCAGGGCATGGACA AGTCGGGCTCAGCTGTGTGCAACTTCTTCGCTAAGGGGCTCTGCGAGAAAG GGCGGCTGTGCCCGTTCCGGCACGACAGAGGGGAGAAGATGGTGGTGTGCAAGCACTGGCTTCGCGGCCTCTGCAAGAAGGGCGACCAGTGCAAGTTCCTGCACCAGTATGACGTCACCAGGATGCCCGAGTGCTACTTCTACTCCAAATTCG GTGATTGCAACAACAAGGAATGTCCCTTTCTCCACGTGAAGCCGGCTTTCAAGACCCGGGACTGTCCTTGGTATGACCAAGGTTTCTGCAAGGATG CAGGTCCCCTGTGTAAATACCGCCACATCCGCAGGGTCATGTGTATTAACTACTTAGCTGGCTTCTGCCCCGAGGGATCCAAATGCCAGTTTGCACA CTCATTAGCCGGCCACTGGGTTCAGCACCTCCGACTTCTGCCTGGAAATCTAAGTCCCCTTCCCGGACAGACTGCCTGCTCCTCCACCCTCAGACGGGGCCCCAGGAGCACCTGGTCACCTACTTCTGGGGCTCAGCGCTGGGGCAGGGCCCATGCTACAGG TGCTGAAAAATGA